A genome region from Anopheles stephensi strain Indian chromosome 2, UCI_ANSTEP_V1.0, whole genome shotgun sequence includes the following:
- the LOC118505927 gene encoding A-agglutinin anchorage subunit-like, with the protein MMTRRKSVHESTMQAQLQLQERATEEQLALGALATGFANILGPSQSSSTVSHSSSVATSSSSSSTTGTATQPTQSKQAAANGLETAKKSSICSATVTSATSTAPSSSNLAAKHSAMGRSKTPRISKRSAPIDVPQSTGAGSSGTNTTTALNSTLVGSNATHGSGGTGTAAACPNPVQQTLAQNGMDPDEIPKFKGYRIIEIDHFLQWAAYSQFMHSKHCPGGLLKPYQEYISGCYSTFAMKCSKCSAIITRSSENYIHHNKLMNRLVKGTVQLGKDYDEMQQFMESLEVPFVTREEFQSIRGQVSSSLEDQSALQRAVEELERAASVASKRKRHGSCKYHYEVLKVYLNKKMKKIEENLQLSVNDSVALAVNAHLKNVSHVQLVPNGLTNTTTNCTAIGGVNGGISTTTTSNSIGNLAIGTINVQSVPMATSLNGSNSSNSSNSMYSSSSVSSCSRSGTGGTVQLSLPEPTIGGGGGGGGGGGGGMVGGRIPPVNREQHH; encoded by the exons ATGATGACTCGACGGAAATCGGTACACGAATCGACGATGCAGGCGCAACTGCAGCTACAAGAGCGTGCAACCGAAGAGCAGCTAGCGCTTGGTGCATTGGCGACCGGATTCGCCAACATACTCGGCCCATCgcaaagcagcagcacggtCAGTCACAGCTCGTCAGTAGCGaccagtagcagtagtagcagcaccaCAGGAACCGCAACACAACCAACACAATCGAAGCAGGCAGCGGCGAACGGATTAGAAACGGCGAAAAAGAGCTCGATCTGTTCAGCAACAGTTACATCGGCCACATCGACCGCTCCCAGTAGTAGTAATCTAGCGGCAAAGCACTCCGCCATGGGAAGGAGTAAAACACCACGGATCTCGAAACGAAGCGCACCGATCGATGTACCGCAATCGACAGGAGCAGGCAGCTCGggcacaaacacaaccactGCACTAAACAGTACGCTAGTGGGTTCCAATGCCACGCACGGTTCGGGAGGAAcaggcacagcagcagcatgcccGAACCCTGTCCAGCAAACGCTCGCCCAGAACGGTATGGATCCGGACGAAATACCGAAGTTTAAGGGTTACCGTATCATCGAGATAGACCATTTCCTGCAGTGGGCTGCCTACTCCCAGTTTATGCACTCGAAGCACTGTCCCGGTGGGTTGCTGAAACCTTACCAGGAATACATTAGTGGATGCTACTCCACGTTCGCCATGAAGTGTAGCAAGTGTTCCGCGATCATAACACGCTCCTCGGAGAACTACATCCATCACAACAAGCTGATGAACCGTTTGGTGAAGGGTACGGTACAGCTGGGTAAAGATTACGACGAGATGCAACAGTTTATGGAATCGCTCGAGGTACCGTTTGTGACGCGCGAAGAGTTCCAATCGATCCGGGGCCAGGTTAGCTCCTCGCTGGAAGATCAATCGGCGCTGCAGCGTGCGGTGGAAGAGCTGGAACGGGCGGCATCCGTCGCTTCGAAACGGAAGCGACACGGTAGCTGCAAGTATCACTACGAGGTGCTGAAGGTGTATTTGAacaagaagatgaagaaaatagaagaaaatctACAGCTTTCGGTTAACGATTCGGTAGCGCTGGCGGTAAATGCACATCTGAAGAATGTCTCCCACGTGCAACTGGT TCCAAATGGTCTCACTAACACTACCACAAACTGTACAGCGATCGGGGGTGTAAATGGTGGCATCAGTACCACCACGACCAGTAACAGTATTGGAAATCTCGCAATTGGAACGATCAACGTGCAGAGCGTGCCCATGGCAACGTCCCTGAACGGTAGCAACAGcagtaacagcagcaacagtatgtacagcagcagtagcgttAGCAGTTGTAGCCGGTCCGGAACCGGTGGCACCGTTCAGCTGTCCCTGCCCGAACCTacgatcggtggtggtggaggtggtggtggcggcggcggtggtggtatgGTAGGTGGCCGAATTCCACCAGTCAACCGTGAACAGCACCACTGA